In Papaver somniferum cultivar HN1 unplaced genomic scaffold, ASM357369v1 unplaced-scaffold_41, whole genome shotgun sequence, one genomic interval encodes:
- the LOC113342412 gene encoding U-box domain-containing protein 44-like, protein MSLLELAPIGGVLTILTTQVIRTIEAARDVIVEKDSFKALSKYLSDIEPILNELHLHGLNDSEATRQALDCLLRDVKKAYDLVEKYKNKSRFYLLIKCRHIVGEVQAVTREIGRSLSLLPFSNTEVLVDISAKVNTLQKEMQRAEFEASQAQIQIVEKLNQGFSAEKVDQSFANDMLKEIARVVGVPVEPTVISKELASFKREKEDAAVRKEKLEEYFLKQVIELLSRADAAKDQEEIKKQYLKRFQIIQTREGYIDPLNSFICPIDRSTVMVDPVSLSTGTTCERAAIEAWFDSGKKTDPKTGHLLDDFSVRSNHRLREAIEEWRELNYCLQIRVVKRKLISATDSAVEEALNKMVELFTENPINKDWIAIEGLISISLSVLENSLNKDIKRKILITLQAAIAGNAHNKEIVVESRGIDLIISCLECSHIAKAAVDLLFELLQGHSGWNLFTLRKLSEQSNAINFLVVLLETESAEKAEGILLELCDDDDDIVIRVAKAHWYKPLVNRIIQGQETARTSMVRVLVAMELEDRDLKNLGEEGVIPPLLKMVSAKFEAKGLALCALVKLSSCHENKKLIANSGGVPIITEQLFSSHIPTLIIVRCTEILEKLSSNDDGTKFLVKSDGSSVDLEKIATNLLVVQQYTNSSHVIKKPALRALLNIFKSSRKLVEKAIIRADGLSQIQILPLLDDPDREIRELSISLLFHFSQHEPQGIAEFFLVQRRRLEALVGFLKDESRGDTQMAAIGLLANLPKSEVELTKKLIEADLLPSILKILRSGTTDAKENALGALFRFTDPSNLEVQRKVVDLGAYSLLVDFLKSGTVTAKARAAALIGSLSVSTPKLAVLPKSKSKRNNWNWCFHSGPMTICKAHGGICGVSSTFCLLEANALHDLVGLLEEQVYATSYEAIQALSTLVVEGTSHKGANVLDEAGAIPLVIEVLNWGASSLKEEALDLLAKIFTSRDLVEAYGPRARIYLDGLTAGNIHEGGPLGRKVSQVLALLECYSRTPMAPSERN, encoded by the exons ATGAGTCTGTTGGAGCTCGCACCAATTGGTGGTGTTTTGACAATTTTAACAACTCAGGTCATACGAACAATAGAGGCTGCTAGAGATGTTATTGTAGAGAAGGACAGTTTCAAGGCTCTATCGAAATATCTCTCCGACATTGAACCTATTTTGAATGAGTTGCATCTCCACGGCTTAAATGATTCTGAAGCTACTAGACAAGCTTTAGATTGTCTTTTAAGAGATGTGAAGAAGGCTTATGACTTGGTGGAGAAGTACAAAAACAAATCGCGGTTCTACTTACTGATCAAATGCAGACACATAGTCGGAGAAGTACAAGCTGTGACAAGGGAAATTGGAAGATCTTTATCTCTGTTACCTTTTTCGAATACTGAAGTTTTAGTGGATATATCAGCAAAGGTTAATACGTTGCAGAAGGAGATGCAAAGGGCAGAGTTCGAGGCTTCTCAAGCTCAGATTCAGATTGTTGAGAAGTTGAATCAAGGTTTTTCGGCAGAGAAGGTTGATCAAAGTTTTGCTAATGACATGCTCAAGGAAATAGCGAGGGTTGTGGGTGTTCCAGTCGAGCCAACAGTAATAAGCAAAGAACTTGCCAGtttcaaaagagaaaaagaagacgCGGCAGTTCGCAAGGAAAAGTTGGAAGAGTATTTTCTAAAACAGGTTATTGAGTTGCTTTCACGGGCAGACGCTGCTAAAGATCAAGAGGAAATCAAGAAGCAGTATTTAAAGAGGTTCCAGATTATACAGACAAGAGAAGGATATATTGACCCATTGAATTCTTTTATTTGTCCAATTGATAGGTCAACTGTTATGGTTGATCCAGTTAGTCTATCCACGGGCACAACATGTGAGAGAGCAGCGATTGAAGCTTGGTTTGATTCAGGAAAGAAAACTGATCCAAAGACGGGTCACTTGCTTGATGATTTCTCTGTTAGATCTAATCATCGACTCAGGGAGGCAATTGAAGAGTGGCGCGAACTGAACTACTGTCTTCAGATCAGAGTTGTGAAGAGAAAGTTGATATCAGCGACGGACTCTGCTGTGGAAGAGGCTCTCAACAAGATGGTGGAGCTGTTTACAGAGAACCCAATTAACAAAGACTGGATTGCTATTGAAGGTCTTATTAGCATTTCCTTGTCGGTTCTTGAAAATTCACTGAACAAAGATATCAAGAGAAAGATCTTAATCACGTTGCAGGCTGCTATTGCAGGTAATGCCCATAACAAG GAAATAGTGGTAGAGTCTCGAGGAATTGATCTGATAATTTCTTGCTTAGAATGTTCACATATTGCAAAAGCTGCGGTCGATCTATTATTTGAGCTGTTGCAAGGTCATTCTGGTTGGAATCTGTTCACTCTCAGAAAACTCTCAGAGCAAAGCAATGCTATTAATTTCCTTGTGGTGTTATTAGAAACAGAGTCAGCAGAAAAAGCTGAAGGAATCCTGTTGGAGCTatgcgatgatgatgatgatattgttATTCGTGTTGCGAAAGCTCATTGGTATAAACCACTAGTTAATCGCATCATTCAAG GACAAGAAACTGCAAGGACATCAATGGTAAGAGTGCTAGTTGCAATGGAATTAGAAGATCGGgatctgaaaaatcttggtgAGGAAGGAGTAATACCCCCACTGCTCAAAATGGTATCGGCAAAGTTTGAAGCTAAAGGATTAGCCTTATGTGCTCTTGTTAAGTTGTCAAGTTGCCATGAGAACAAGAAGCTAATTGCAAATTCTGGAGGGGTTCCTATTATTACCGAACAATTATTCTCTTCTCATATACCCACTCTCATCATTGTGAGGTGTActgaaatccttgaaaagctaTCTTCCAATGATGACGGCACCAAATTTCTTGTCAAATCTGATGGTTCCTCTGTTGATTTAGAGAAGATAGCAACTAACTTGTTGGTGGTTCAACAGTATACAAACTCATCTCATGTCATCAAGAAACCTGCTTTACGTGCACTGCTGAATATATTTAAGTCCAGTCGGAAGCTTGTAGAGAAGGCAATTATAAGGGCAGATGGTTTATCACAAATACAAATCCTTCCTTTGCTTGATGATCCAGACAGGGAAATACGGGAACTTTCGATCAGCCTACTCTTCCACTTCTCACAGCATGAGCCTCAAGGAATTGCAGAGTTTTTTCTCGTACAAAGGAGGAGGTTGGAAGCTTTAGTCGGATTTCTGAAGGACGAAAGTAGAGGTGATACACAAATGGCTGCTATTGGTTTATTggcaaatcttccaaaatcagaAGTAGAACTAACCAAGAAACTTATAGAAGCAGATTTGTTACCATCAATTCTGAAAATCTTGAGGTCAGGCACCACCGATGCGAAGGAGAATGCACTTGGTGCACTTTTTAGATTCACGGATCCCTCAAATCTCGAAGTACAGCGGAAGGTGGTTGATTTGGGAGCTTATTCTTTACTTGTCGACTTCCTTAAATCTGGTACAGTAACAGCCAAAGCACGAGCAGCGGCTTTGATTGGAAGTTTGTCTGTAAGCACTCCTAAACTTGCAGTGTTACCTAAATCTAAATCTAAGAGAAACAATTGGAATTGGTGTTTCCATAGTGGGCCGATGACGATTTGTAAGGCTCATGGGGGGATTTGTGGCGTTTCTAGTACATTTTGTCTTTTGGAGGCAAATGCCTTGCATGATTTGGTTGGACTTTTAGAAGAACAGGTTTATGCAACTTCTTATGAAGCGATTCAAGCATTGTCAACGTTGGTTGTTGAAGGCACTTCTCACAAAGGAGCCAATGTTTTGGATGAAGCTGGTGCTATCCCGCTGGTAATAGAAGTTTTGAATTGGGGAGCATCCTCCTTGAAGGAAGAAGCTTTGGACTTGCTGGCAAAGATATTTACAAGTAGGGATTTGGTAGAAGCTTACGGACCTCGTGCTAGGATCTATCTTGATGGTCTAACTGCGGGCAACATCCATGAAGGGGGGCCACTGGGAAGAAAGGTTTCTCAAGTCTTGGCCCTGTTGGAATGCTATTCAAGAACACCAATGGCACCTTCCGAGCGCAATTAG